From the genome of Vicia villosa cultivar HV-30 ecotype Madison, WI linkage group LG2, Vvil1.0, whole genome shotgun sequence, one region includes:
- the LOC131654081 gene encoding ethylene-responsive transcription factor WIN1-like, translating to MVQSKKFRGVRQRHWGSWVSEIRHPLLKRRVWLGTFETAEEAAKAYDEAAVLMSGRTAKTNFPINMENKISSSSSSSSSSKAFSAVLSAKLRKCCKFPSPSLTCLRLDAENSNFGVWQKGAGPRSESSWIMMVELERKKSDSVAEKVKPEEELCKNGLDDEQKVALQMIEELLNRN from the exons ATGGTACAATCAAAGAAATTCAGAGGTGTCAGGCAACGCCATTGGGGCTCTTGGGTCTCTGAGATTCGTCATCCATTATT GAAAAGGAGGGTGTGGTTAGGAACATTTGAAACAGCTGAAGAAGCTGCTAAAGCATATGATGAAGCAGCAGTTTTGATGAGTGGAAGAACTGCAAAAACCAACTTTCCAATTAACATGGAAAATAAAATTTCATCTTCGAGTTCGAGTTCAAGTTCTTCGAAAGCGTTTTCTGCGGTTCTTAGTGCAAAGTTAAGGAAGTGTTGCAAGTTTCCTTCACCTTCACTCACATGCTTGAGACTTGATGCAGAGAATTCGAACTTCGGTGTGTGGCAGAAAGGCGCGGGTCCTCGTTCCGAATCAAGTTGGATTATGATGGTTGAGTTAGAAAGGAAGAAAAGTGATTCTGTGGCTGAGAAAGTAAAGCCAGAAGAGGAATTATGTAAGAATGGTTTGGATGATGAACAGAAAGTTGCTTTGCAGATGATAGAAGAACTTCTCAATAGAAACTAA
- the LOC131654083 gene encoding uncharacterized protein LOC131654083, which yields MILAVLFANAEGNILIERFHGVPAEERLHWRSFLVKLGADNLKGIKNEELLVACHKSVYIVYTILGDVSIYVVGKDEYDELALSEVIFTITSAVKDVCGKPPTERRFLDKYGRICLCLDEIVWKGYLENTEKDRIKRLIRLKPPTEF from the exons ATGATCCTTGCGGTGCTGTTTGCGAACGCCGAGGGCAATATCCTCATCGAACG TTTTCATGGAGTTCCTGCGGAGGAGCGACTACACTGGCGTTCTTTCTTGGTTAAATTAGGAGCGGACAATCTTAAGGGTATAAAAAATGAAGAACTTCTAGTTGCTTGCCACAA GTCTGTTTATATTGTATACACAATACTTGGAGATGTCAGTATATACGTTGTGGGGAAGGACGAGTACGATGAACTTGCTT TGTCGGAGGTGATCTTTACAATAACCTCAGCTGTCAAGGATGTATGTGGGAAGCCCCCAACTGAGCGCCGTTTCCTTGATAAGTATGGAAGAATCTGCTTGTGTTTGGATGAAATTGTATGGAAG GGATATTTGGAAAATACGGAAAAAGATAGAATCAAGAGATTGATAAGGTTGAAGCCTCCTACTGAGTTCTGA